A genome region from Gossypium hirsutum isolate 1008001.06 chromosome A04, Gossypium_hirsutum_v2.1, whole genome shotgun sequence includes the following:
- the LOC107899052 gene encoding BEL1-like homeodomain protein 1 — protein MSTYFHGNPEIQASTDGLQTLVLMNPAYVQYSDTPPPPPANNLLFFNPNSLSPPQTQQLVGIPLPATSAANQGPTSHDISPLHGLVQRVHYNLYNPIDPSGSARETPRSQQGLSLTLSSLQQPGYGSQAQAVSDGSASSGSGVHNRVSGVQSVFLSSKYLKAAQELLDEVVNVNTTGITKSELLAKKGGGGNNHSNSSSKAVGESSVVAGDGSGGGEAGEKHAAELTTAEKQEIQMKKAKLINMLDEVEQRYRQYHHQMQIVTSSFEQAAGIGSAKTYTALALKTISKQFRCLKDAISDQIRAANKSLGEEEDGVGGAAKIEGSRLKFVDHHLRQQRALQQLGMIQHNAWRPQRGLPERSVSVLRAWLFEHFLHPYPKDSDKHMLAKQTGLTRSQVSNWFINARVRLWKPMVEEMYLEEIKEQEQNGTSDDKTSKTENHEDSASKSTAPSCQNPGENQKVSLMSISTASTSPLAGNAHQQSRFSLIGSSELEGITQGSPKKPRSNELLQSPTSVPSMNMDMNQSEASNDVSMKFSKDGYSFMGTNTDFMGGLGQYPIGEIGRFDAEQFAPRFPGNGVSLTLGLPHCENLSLSGTHQNFLPNQTMQMGRRLDIDEPNEFGAINPPTPHSSAAYESINLQNRKRFVAQLLPDFVA, from the exons ATGTCGACGTACTTTCATGGGAACCCTGAAATCCAAGCAAGTACTGACGGCCTTCAAACCCTTGTACTTATGAACCCTGCCTATGTTCAGTATTCCGATACCCCTCCACCACCTCCGGCCAACAACCTCCTTTTCTTCAACCCTAACTCCCTCTCTCCGCCCCAAACTCAGCAACTCGTCGGCATCCCCCTCCCCGCTACCTCAGCCGCCAATCAAGGCCCTACCTCACACGATATCTCCCCCTTGCATGGCCTCGTCCAGCGCGTCCATTACAACTTGTACAACCCTATTGACCCTTCCGGATCGGCGCGTGAAACTCCTCGCTCTCAACAAGGACTCTCTTTGACCCTTTCTTCCCTGCAGCAGCCGGGTTATGGATCGCAGGCTCAAGCAGTTTCAGATGGGTCGGCTTCTTCAGGTTCAGGCGTGCACAATAGGGTGTCGGGTGTGCAAAGTGTGTTTTTGAGCTCTAAATACTTGAAGGCTGCTCAAGAGCTTCTTGATGAGGTTGTTAATGTTAACACTACTGGGATTACAAAGAGTGAATTATTGGCTAAGAAGGGTGGTGGTGGAAATAATCATAGCAATAGCAGTAGTAAGGCTGTGGGAGAGTCGTCGGTGGTGGCCGGGGATGGCTCTGGTGGTGGGGAGGCAGGTGAGAAACACGCCGCAGAGCTGACCACGGCTGAGAAACAGGAAATTCAGATGAAGAAAGCAAAGCTAATTAACATGCTTGATGAG GTGGAACAAAGGTATAGGCAATACCATCATCAGATGCAGATTGTAACATCCTCATTTGAGCAAGCAGCTGGCATTGGGTCTGCAAAAACATACACAGCTCTTGCATTAAAGACCATTTCAAAGCAATTTCGGTGTTTGAAAGATGCAATATCTGACCAAATCCGAGCAGCCAACAAGAGTTTAGGGGAAGAAGAAGATGGTGTAGGCGGAGCAGCCAAAATCGAGGGATCCAGACTTAAGTTCGTGGATCATCATCTTCGACAGCAAAGGGCACTTCAGCAGTTGGGAATGATCCAGCACAATGCTTGGAGACCCCAAAGAGGATTGCCTGAAAGATCAGTTTCTGTTCTTCGAGCTTGGCTCTTCGAACACTTCCTTCACCC GTATCCTAAAGATTCAGACAAACACATGCTTGCAAAACAAACAGGGCTCACTAGGAGTCAG GTGTCTAACTGGTTCATAAATGCCCGAGTTCGGCTATGGAAGCCAATGGTGGAAGAGATGTATTTAGAGGAAATCAAGGAGCAAGAACAGAATGGTACTTCAGATGACAAAACAAGCAAGACCGAAAACCATGAAGATTCAGCATCCAAATCCACAGCTCCAAGCTGCCAAAATCCTGGGGAGAACCAGAAAGTTTCATTAATGTCCATTTCCACTGCTTCAACGTCTCCCCTTGCAGGAAATGCACACCAGCAGTCGCGTTTCTCCCTCATTGGATCATCCGAATTAGAAGGGATCACCCAAGGAAGTCCAAAGAAACCAAGGAGCAATGAACTGTTGCAGTCCCCAACTAGTGTCCCATCCATGAACATGGACATGAATCAAAGTGAGGCAAGCAATGACGTTTCCATGAAGTTCAGCAAAGATGGGTACTCATTCATGGGGACCAACACCGATTTCATGGGAGGTTTAGGGCAGTATCCTATCGGAGAAATCGGACGGTTCGATGCAGAACAGTTCGCTCCTAGGTTTCCTGGTAATGGTGTTTCCCTCACACTCGGTCTTCCGCACTGTGAAAACCTTTCCTTATCTGGAACCCATCAGAACTTTCTCCCAAACCAAACAATGCAAATGGGGAGAAGGCTAGACATTGATGAACCAAATGAGTTTGGTGCCATAAACCCTCCCACACCTCATTCTTCGGCTGCGTATGAGAGCATCAACCTTCAGAACAGAAAAAGGTTTGTAGCCCAATTATTACCTGACTTCGTCGCCTGA